A window of Saccharomyces paradoxus chromosome XIII, complete sequence contains these coding sequences:
- the RCO1 gene encoding Rco1p (Essential component of the Rpd3S histone deacetylase complex~similar to YMR075W), whose product METNKKDTSKSPSHSNGSSPSSSSLSSSSSKEKKRPKRLSSQNVNYDLKKRKIITSEGTERPFKNEHNSLPFEDNIMEEEPKELLEKDSKGNIIKLNEPSTISEDSKTSVTGLPLNKGPSEKIKRESLWNYRKNLGGQSNGSEMTLVPSKRFTQVSKNFQDLNRNDLKTFLTENVTEESNIRSTIGWNSDVINKARDHDPENDRDNKKLSNVRTKIILSTNATYDSKSKLFGQNSIKSTANASEKIFKDKNNSTIDFENEDFCSACNQSGSFLCCDTCPKSFHFLCLDPPIDPNHLPKGDWHCNECKFKILINNSMTTLKKNESNFIKQNNNVKIFAKLLFNIDSYNPRQFQLPNYIKETFPAVKTGSRGQYSDENDKIPLTDRQLFNTSYGQSITKLDSYNPDTHIDSDSGKFLICYKCNQTRLGSWSHPENSRLIMTCDYCQTPWHLDCVPRASFKNLGSKWKCPLHSPTKVYKKSRHCQEENNLLYKVWKKQRLVNKKNQLYYEPLQKIGYQNNGNIQIIPTTSNMDCDFNQDFKITQVDENSIKYDFFDKIYKSKMVQKRKLFKFQESLIDKLISNASQNGNSEDNMVKDVASLIYFQISSHDKSSDNNASKGNNLRKLWDLKELSNVVVPNELDSMQFDNFSNDEVKNLLYLKKVIESKPKEELLKFLNLKNPKKNRSE is encoded by the coding sequence ATGGAAACCAACAAGAAGGATACTAGTAAGTCGCCCTCACACTCCAACGGCTCTTCtccttcatcatcttccctctcttcatcttcttccaaagagAAGAAACGTCCTAAGAGACTATCCTCTCAAAATGTAAATTACgatttgaagaagaggaaaatcATCACTTCTGAAGGCACAGAGAGACCATTCAAGAACGAGCACAACAGTCTTCCATTTGAAGACAATATCATGGAAGAAGAACCTAAGGAACTTCTTGAAAAGGACTCCAAAGGTAATATCATAAAACTTAATGAACCATCCACCATCTCGGAGGATTCAAAGACATCTGTCACTGGATTACCGTTGAATAAAGGCCcttctgaaaaaattaagcgAGAGTCCCTTTGGAATTATAGGAAAAATTTGGGAGGCCAATCAAACGGTTCAGAAATGACGCTAGTCCCCAGTAAAAGATTCACTCAGGTGtctaaaaattttcaggaTTTGAACAGaaatgatttgaaaacGTTTTTAACTGAAAATGTGACGGAAGAGAGCAATATAAGGTCAACCATTGGTTGGAACAGCGATGTAATAAACAAGGCTCGTGACCATGATCCCGAGAACGACCGCGATAATAAAAAGCTATCAAACGTTAGGACGAAAATAATACTCTCAACAAATGCTACTTACGATTCAAAAAGTAAACTATTTGGGCAGAATTCTATCAAGTCGACCGCGAATgcaagtgaaaaaattttcaaggaCAAAAACAATTCAACCATAGATTTTGAGAATGAAGACTTTTGTTCGGCTTGTAATCAGTCGGGTTCCTTTTTATGCTGTGACACTTGCCCCAAATCCTTTCACTTTCTCTGCTTAGATCCACCAATTGATCCAAATCACTTACCTAAAGGTGATTGGCATTGTAATGAATGTAAGTTTAAAATCCTTATAAACAATTCAATGACGactctgaaaaaaaacgaaTCCAACTTCATtaaacaaaacaacaacGTCAAGATCTTCGCTAAATTACTTTTTAATATCGATTCATATAATCCAAGACAGTTCCAGTTACCaaattatataaaagaaacctTCCCCGCCGTGAAAACGGGTTCTAGAGGCCAATACTCTGATGAGAATGATAAAATTCCATTAACTGATAGACAATTGTTTAACACTTCATATGGCCAAAGCATAACAAAGTTAGACTCTTACAATCCGGATACACATATAGATTCAGATTCAGGTAAGTTCTTAATATGTTACAAATGCAATCAAACAAGGCTAGGCTCATGGTCTCATCCAGAAAATTCAAGACTAATAATGACCTGTGATTATTGTCAGACTCCATGGCATTTGGATTGTGTACCGAGggcttctttcaaaaatttgggtTCAAAATGGAAATGTCCTCTACATTCTCCAACTAAAGTTTACAAAAAATCTCGCCACTGTCAAGAGGAGAATAATCTACTTTACAAGGTTTGGAAAAAACAACGCTTGgtaaacaagaaaaaccaACTTTATTATGAACCCTTACAAAAAATAGGCTACCAGAATAATGGTAACATTCAAATCATACCGACTACTAGTAATATGGATTGCGATTTCAAtcaagatttcaaaattactCAAGTAGATGAAAATTCCATTaaatatgatttttttgataaaatatacaaatCGAAAATGgtccaaaaaagaaaactgtTTAAATTTCAGGAAAGTTTAATTGATAAGTTAATATCAAATGCCTCTCAAAATGGCAATAGCGAGGATAACATGGTCAAAGACGTAGCCTCATTAATATATTTCCAGATAAGTAGCCACGATAAGAGCAGTGACAACAATGCTTCCAAAGGAAATAACTTAAGAAAATTATGGGATTTGAAAGAACTGTCCAATGTAGTCGTCCCAAATGAATTAGATTCTATGCAATTCGATAACTTTTCTAACGATGAAGTAAAAAATCTAttatatttaaaaaaagttatcgAGTCCAAACCAAAGGAGGAActgttgaaatttttgaacttaAAAAAtcctaaaaaaaatcgatcTGAATAG
- the PDS5 gene encoding sister chromatid cohesion factor PDS5 (Cohesion maintenance factor~similar to YMR076C) yields the protein MAKGAVAKLKFNSPIISTSDQLISTNELLDRLKALHEELASLDQDNTDLTGLDKYRDALVSRKLLKHKDVGIRAFTACCLSDILRLYAPDAPYTDAQLTDIFKLVLSQFEQLGDQENGYHIQQTYLITKLLEYRSIVLLADLPSSNNLLIELFHIFYDPNKSFPARLFNVIGGILGEVISEFDSVPLEVLRLIFNKFLTYNPNEIPEGLNVTSDCGYEASLILCDAYSNRMSRHLTKYYSEIIHEVTNDDNTSRLLTTIVKLHKLILRLWETVPELINAVIGFVYHELSSDNELFRKEATKLIGQILTSYSDLNFVSTHSDTFKAWISKIADISPDVRVQWTESIPEIITTRDDISKELNQALAKTFIDSDPRVRRTSVMIFNKVSTNEIWKNITNKAIYTSLLHLAREKHKEVRELCINTMAKFYSNSLNEVERTYQNKEIWEIIDTIPTTLYNLYYINDLNINEQVDNVIFEYLLPFEPDNDKRVHRLLTVLSHFDKKAFTSFFAFNARQVKISFAISKYIEFSKFLNNQESMNSPQGPLIINKYNQTLQWLASGLSDSTKAIDALETIKQFNDERIFYLLNTCITNDIPFLTLKNCFNELVGKLQTPGLFKKYNISTGASIIPRDIAKVIQILLFRASPIIYNVSNINVLLNLSNNSDAKQLDMKRRILDDISKVNPTLFKDQIRTLKAIIKNLDDPDAENHDNLTLEEALKTLYKASKTLKDQVDFEDTFFFTKLYDFAVEGKPEITKYSTKLIALSPRAEETLKKIKIRILPLDLQKDKYFTSHIIVLMEIFKKFPHILNDDSTDIISYLIKEVLLSNQVVGDSKKEVDWIEDSLLSETKYSAISNKVFTLKLFTNKLRSIAPDVPRDELAESFTEKTMKLFFYLIASGGELISEFNKEFYPTPSNYQTKLRCVAGIQVLKLARISNLNNFIKPSDIIKLINLVEDESLPVRKTFLEQLKDYVANELISIKFLPLVFFTAYEPDIELKTTTKIWINFTFGLKSFKKGTIFERALPRLIHAIAHHPDIVEGLDSEEDVYLNALTTAIDYLLFYFDSIAAQENFSLLYYLSERVKNYQDKLVEAENDEEEELQKEEKPKKHGPYGQKMYIIGELSQMILLNLKEKKNWQHSAYPGKLNLPSDLFKPFATVQEAQLSFKTYIPEGVTEKIQNNIRAKIGRILHTSQTQRQRLQKRLLAHENNESQKKKKRVHHVRPQAHHEESDEDGELDSDDDSYLPPNKNGNRKGHENVVMKKLRVRKEVDYKDDEEEDDIEMI from the coding sequence ATGGCTAAAGGCGCAGTGGCTAAACTGAAGTTTAACTCACCTATAATATCTACTTCCGATCAGCTGATATCAACAAACGAGCTATTAGATCGTTTGAAAGCTTTGCATGAGGAATTGGCTTCTTTGGATCAGGACAATACAGATTTAACGGGGTTGGATAAATATAGAGACGCCCTAGTTAGCagaaaattattaaaaCATAAAGACGTGGGGATCCGCGCCTTTACTGCTTGTTGCCTTAGCGATATCCTGAGGTTATATGCCCCAGATGCGCCTTATACGGATGCTCAGCTAACAGACATTTTCAAGCTTGTACTCTCACAATTCGAACAATTGGGTGATCAAGAAAACGGCTATCATATTCAACAGACTTATTTGATCACTAAGCTACTAGAATACAGATCAATTGTATTATTAGCCGATTTACCTAGTTCAAACAATTTGCTTATCGAGCtgtttcatattttttacGATCCTAATAAGAGCTTCCCTGCAAGGCTCTTCAATGTAATAGGCGGTATACTCGGCGAAGTCATCTCTGAGTTCGATTCTGTTCCATTAGAAGTACTAAGATTGATCTTCAATAAGTTTTTGACCTATAACCCAAATGAAATTCCTGAAGGTTTGAATGTTACTTCTGACTGTGGCTACGAAGCTAGCCTAATTTTATGTGATGCTTATTCCAATAGAATGAGTAGACATTTAACTAAATATTATTCAGAGATTATTCATGAAGTAActaatgatgataatacTTCCAGACTACTCACTACGATCGTGAAACTACATAAACTGATATTAAGGCTTTGGGAAACGGTCCCCGAATTGATCAACGCGGTAATCGGATTTGTATATCATGAATTATCTTCAGATAACGAGCTATTCAGAAAAGAAGCTACAAAACTAATTGGTCAAATACTTACCTCATATTCggatttgaattttgtcTCTACACATTCCGATACATTCAAGGCATGGATTTCCAAAATTGCTGATATTAGTCCCGATGTTAGAGTGCAATGGACAGAGTCAATTCCTGAGATTATTACTACAAGAGATGACATATCCAAAGAACTGAATCAAGCACTGGCAAAAACATTCATTGATTCTGATCCTCGTGTACGTAGGACTTCCGTTATGATCTTCAATAAGGTCTCCACTAAtgaaatttggaagaatataACCAATAAAGCCATTTATACATCTTTACTACATTTGGCCCGAGAAAAACACAAGGAGGTTAGAGAACTCTGCATTAACACTATGGCAAAATTTTACTCAAATTCATTGAACGAGGTCGAAAGAACTTaccaaaataaagaaatctGGGAAATCATAGATACCATACCAACTACTTTATACAATCTCTATTATATCAATGATTTAAACATTAATGAGCAAGTCGACAACgttatttttgaatatctACTACCATTTGAACCAGATAACGACAAAAGAGTTCATAGGCTACTGACGGTTTTGTCacattttgataaaaaggCATTTACTTCATTCTTCGCTTTTAATGCAAGACAAGTCAAAATATCCTTTGCCATATCCAAATATATCGAATTTAGcaaatttttaaacaatCAAGAAAGTATGAACTCGCCTCAGGGTCCTCTGATAATCAACAAGTACAATCAAACTCTTCAGTGGTTAGCTTCTGGTCTTTCTGACTCTACGAAGGCAATAGACGCCCTTGAAACTATAAAACAGTTCAACGACGAAAGGATTTTCTATTTATTAAACACATGTATCACCAACGATATTCCGTTTCTCActttaaaaaattgtttcaaTGAATTAGTCGGTAAGTTACAAACACCAGGACTGTTTAAGAAGTATAATATATCTACTGGTGCTTCCATTATTCCACGTGATATCGCCAAGGTAATAcaaattttgcttttcagGGCTTCACCAATAATTTATAATGTATCCAACATCAACGTTTTATTGAACTTGTCCAATAACTCTGATGCAAAGCAATTGGatatgaaaagaagaatcttAGATGATATATCGAAAGTCAATCCCACTTTATTCAAAGATCAGATTAGAACACTAAAGGCCATCATCAAGAACCTGGATGATCCAGACGCAGAAAACCATGATAACTTGACATTAGAAGAAGCTTTAAAAACACTGTACAAGGCTTCCAAAACCCTAAAGGATCAGGTCGATTTTGAAGATACgtttttcttcaccaaATTATACGATTTTGCGGTTGAGGGTAAACCAGAAATAACTAAATACTCTACAAAACTTATTGCTTTATCACCCAGGGCCGAagaaactttgaaaaagataaaaatacGTATCCTACCCTTAGATTTGCAAAAAGACAAATATTTTACATCCCATATTATTGTGCTCATggaaatattcaaaaagtttccTCATATCCTAAATGATGATTCCACCGATATCATATCATACCTAATTAAAGAAGTTTTATTATCGAACCAAGTCGTTGgtgattcaaaaaaagaagttgacTGGATAGAAGATTCCTTATTAAGTGAGACAAAATACTCAGCAATAAGTAACAAAGTATTCACTTTAAAGTTGTTTACTAACAAATTAAGGTCAATCGCCCCGGATGTTCCCAGAGATGAATTGGCGGAAAGTTTCACCGAAAAAACTATGAAATTATTCTTCTATTTGATTGCGAGTGGGGGTGAGCTAATTTCTGAATTTAATAAGGAGTTTTATCCCACCCCAAGTAATTATCAAACAAAATTGAGGTGTGTGGCAGGAATACAGGTCTTGAAGTTGGCCAGGATTTCTAATTTGAACAACTTTATCAAACCTTCGGATATTATTAAACTGATTAATCTGGTAGAAGATGAATCGCTGCCAGTAAGGAAAACTTTCTTAGAGCAATTAAAGGATTATGTGGCTAATGAACTGATTTCCATCAAATTTCTACCATTAGTCTTTTTTACTGCCTATGAACCAGATATCGAATTAAAAACCACAACGAAGATATGGATAAACTTTACATTTGGCTTAAAATCATTTAAGAAGGGAACGATATTCGAAAGAGCATTACCAAGGTTGATACATGCGATTGCACACCATCCTGATATAGTAGAAGGTTTAGATTCTGAGGAAGATGTATATCTGAATGCTTTAACTACTGCAATTGattatttgttattttattttgattcTATTGCTGCTCAAGAAAACTTTAGTTtgctttattatttatcaGAAAGGGTAAAAAACTATCAAGATAAGCTAGTTGAGGCTGAAAacgatgaagaggaagaactgcaaaaagaagaaaagccaAAGAAACATGGACCTTACGGTCAGAAAATGTATATCATAGGAGAATTATCGCAAATGATTctattgaatttgaaagaaaagaaaaattggcAACATTCAGCATATCCAGGTAAATTAAACTTACCATCGGATTTGTTTAAACCTTTTGCAACTGTTCAGGAGGCGCAGTTATCTTTCAAGACATACATACCAGAGGGCGtgactgaaaaaatacagAATAATATAAGAGCTAAAATAGGACGGATCCTTCATACATCACAAACTCAAAGGCAAAGGCTTCAAAAGAGGTTATTAGCCCACGAAAACAATGAAtcacaaaagaagaagaagagagtTCATCATGTGAGACCACAGGCCCACCATGAAGAAAGTGATGAAGATGGAGAATTGGATAGTGACGATGACAGTTATTTACCTCccaacaaaaatggaaacaGGAAAGGACATGAGAACGTtgtgatgaagaaattgaggGTTAGGAAAGAAGTTGATTacaaagatgatgaagaagaagatgatatcGAGATGATTTAG